In a single window of the Fretibacterium sp. OH1220_COT-178 genome:
- a CDS encoding carbohydrate kinase family protein, with translation MKGISVLSLGVMAMDTVISVSELPRADGFGFIDAERMVPGGSASNTSVALVQLGASVRQAGKVGDDLMGGHLVRSLTDEGIDVSRLVTLKGGTTFHTYVFAAPGGEHCIFANIGDCVTKLSPLELPSGLLDGIDVFYTDFFAPEAALYLAEQSRKRGIKVVFNLQCPPLFMERIGASREDIGRMMALSDLFLMGRAGYGGLCGGGLGEQAVFSALSSILGRFGPADGVVLTCGEDGAFWCDREGMLHVKAYPVSVADTTGAGDCFSAGLICGFYGEGMGRAASLRFAAAAAALKCTQHGPRVRTSREEVLGFVGEWEQKV, from the coding sequence ATGAAGGGCATTTCGGTTCTGTCCCTGGGGGTGATGGCGATGGATACGGTGATCTCGGTCTCGGAACTGCCGAGGGCGGACGGTTTCGGCTTCATCGATGCGGAGCGGATGGTCCCGGGCGGAAGCGCCTCCAATACCTCCGTCGCCCTGGTGCAGCTGGGGGCGTCCGTCCGGCAGGCCGGTAAGGTGGGCGATGACCTCATGGGGGGACATCTGGTCCGGTCGCTCACCGATGAGGGGATCGACGTCAGCCGTCTGGTGACTCTCAAGGGCGGAACGACGTTCCATACCTATGTCTTTGCCGCCCCGGGCGGGGAACACTGTATCTTCGCCAACATCGGGGATTGCGTTACGAAGCTGAGTCCCCTGGAGCTTCCGTCCGGACTGTTGGATGGCATCGACGTCTTCTACACGGATTTCTTCGCCCCCGAGGCGGCTCTGTACCTGGCGGAACAGTCGAGGAAAAGGGGGATCAAGGTCGTGTTCAACCTCCAGTGTCCGCCCCTCTTCATGGAAAGGATCGGGGCGTCGCGGGAGGACATCGGGAGGATGATGGCCCTGTCCGACCTCTTTCTGATGGGACGGGCAGGCTATGGAGGGCTTTGTGGAGGCGGCTTGGGAGAGCAGGCGGTTTTTTCGGCCCTCTCCTCTATCTTGGGGCGTTTCGGTCCTGCCGACGGCGTCGTCCTGACCTGCGGGGAGGACGGAGCCTTCTGGTGCGACCGCGAGGGGATGTTGCATGTGAAAGCCTATCCCGTCTCCGTCGCGGATACGACGGGAGCCGGGGATTGTTTCAGTGCCGGCCTGATCTGCGGGTTTTACGGAGAGGGCATGGGCAGGGCGGCCTCGCTGCGTTTTGCGGCCGCAGCTGCGGCCCTGAAGTGTACGCAGCACGGGCCGCGCGTCAGGACCTCCCGGGAGGAGGTCCTCGGGTTTGTCGGAGAATGGGAGCAAAAAGTTTGA
- the speD gene encoding adenosylmethionine decarboxylase: MASISNTRGFGELSPKGVHFIVEASGCGEVITDVVKLQDILVEAAKQANAQVWSVSFNRFPPNGVSGVVVISESHLSVHTWPEANYMALDIYTCGVNSKPFKAVEYVLKMIDAKRSHITEISRGLDDDDHVFYHSFITWEEILRKNGDTEKANA, from the coding sequence ATGGCGTCTATCTCGAACACAAGGGGGTTTGGTGAGTTGTCGCCAAAAGGGGTTCATTTTATCGTGGAAGCTTCCGGGTGCGGCGAGGTCATTACGGATGTCGTCAAGTTGCAGGATATTCTGGTGGAGGCGGCGAAACAGGCCAACGCCCAGGTATGGTCCGTTTCCTTCAACCGTTTTCCGCCCAACGGGGTCAGCGGCGTGGTGGTGATCAGCGAGTCGCATCTGTCGGTCCACACCTGGCCCGAGGCCAATTACATGGCCCTCGACATCTACACCTGCGGCGTCAACAGCAAGCCTTTCAAGGCGGTGGAATACGTGCTGAAGATGATCGACGCCAAGCGCAGCCACATAACCGAAATTTCCCGCGGACTGGACGACGACGACCACGTTTTTTACCACTCCTTCATCACCTGGGAGGAGATCCTCAGAAAGAACGGCGACACCGAGAAGGCAAACGCCTGA
- a CDS encoding helix-turn-helix transcriptional regulator, producing MASERLEKKDHVSVAETASGEPTGSDIVASYLPLVDFLAEALGPTAEIVLHDLRREEHSMIAIRNGELTGRRVGDATATESALRMVRRAEERGKSYMANYFGQPAGEKILRSSSYFIRDEDRSVVGILGINVDLTQLLAARQTMDRLLALSEADPAGGSLPPSIASLFPGRPGAASSPDGALPPPESSRDIEHMVYSVLDRVLSACKADPVRLTAREKREVVDELNARGVFLLKGVITEVARRLAVSEQTIYRYLKN from the coding sequence TTGGCTTCCGAAAGATTGGAGAAAAAAGATCATGTGAGCGTCGCCGAGACCGCATCGGGCGAGCCCACCGGTTCCGATATCGTCGCTTCCTACCTGCCTCTGGTCGACTTTCTGGCGGAGGCCCTGGGTCCGACCGCGGAGATCGTCCTTCACGACCTCCGCCGTGAGGAGCATTCCATGATCGCCATCCGCAACGGGGAGCTGACCGGACGCAGGGTGGGGGACGCCACCGCGACGGAGTCCGCCCTCAGGATGGTGCGCCGGGCCGAGGAGCGAGGCAAGTCCTACATGGCCAATTATTTCGGTCAGCCGGCGGGCGAGAAGATCCTGCGCTCCTCCTCCTATTTCATTCGGGACGAGGACCGGAGCGTCGTGGGGATCCTGGGCATCAACGTCGACCTCACGCAGCTTCTGGCGGCGCGCCAGACGATGGACCGCCTTCTGGCGCTTTCGGAGGCCGATCCTGCCGGAGGCTCTCTGCCTCCCTCCATCGCCTCCCTTTTTCCGGGGCGCCCCGGGGCGGCTTCCTCGCCCGACGGAGCCCTTCCGCCTCCCGAGTCCTCGCGCGACATCGAACACATGGTCTACTCGGTTCTCGACCGGGTGCTGTCCGCCTGCAAGGCGGACCCCGTGCGGCTCACGGCACGGGAGAAGCGCGAGGTGGTGGACGAGCTCAATGCACGGGGGGTCTTCCTG
- a CDS encoding ADP-ribosylglycohydrolase family protein, whose translation MSVNLKEKVLGAFYGAAIGDAMGAATETLSRRRIEEVYGGRVTAFRKPAPETPASGREAGQITDAFGIPWALARQIVRRGEVDARAGVDALLEWSADADVFERFAGMTTKKVIRQLNDAAGTMNYWEYAGRLGNKLFKSHFYALSSNGAAVKAFVPGILNPGDPDRAIREAMTICMTSHDDRISISGACAVAAAASRAMEDGASVEDMVDAAFYGAGRGLEWAPSNAMSYPGPSVPKRMEMAIRLVMKGLPKEERIALLADTLGTGPAIAETVPVALAILVCNSGETMPSIFDAVNVGDETSAIATLAGALAGALLGAKSTRAEDRRTIQEKNPLDIEETGARFCELIQARSLARDGGVAHELQER comes from the coding sequence ATGAGCGTAAACCTGAAGGAGAAGGTGCTGGGGGCCTTTTACGGCGCTGCGATTGGGGACGCGATGGGCGCCGCGACGGAGACCTTGTCGCGCCGCCGTATCGAGGAGGTTTACGGGGGCCGGGTGACGGCATTTCGAAAACCCGCCCCGGAGACGCCCGCCTCCGGCAGAGAGGCGGGACAGATTACGGATGCCTTCGGCATTCCGTGGGCACTGGCTCGGCAGATCGTGCGCCGTGGGGAGGTGGACGCCCGGGCAGGGGTCGATGCTCTTCTTGAGTGGAGCGCAGACGCGGATGTGTTCGAGCGTTTTGCGGGGATGACGACGAAAAAGGTGATCCGCCAGTTGAACGATGCCGCCGGGACGATGAACTATTGGGAGTACGCCGGCAGGCTCGGCAACAAGCTCTTCAAGAGCCACTTCTACGCGCTTTCCTCCAACGGCGCTGCGGTGAAGGCCTTTGTCCCCGGAATACTGAATCCGGGGGACCCCGACCGGGCGATCCGTGAGGCGATGACGATCTGCATGACCTCCCACGACGACCGGATCAGCATCTCGGGAGCCTGTGCCGTCGCCGCCGCGGCAAGCCGGGCTATGGAGGATGGGGCGAGCGTCGAGGATATGGTCGACGCCGCTTTTTACGGAGCCGGGAGGGGCTTGGAGTGGGCCCCGTCCAATGCGATGAGCTATCCGGGGCCCTCCGTACCGAAGCGTATGGAGATGGCGATTCGGCTGGTTATGAAGGGACTGCCTAAGGAGGAGCGGATAGCCCTTCTGGCGGATACCCTGGGCACCGGCCCCGCCATCGCGGAGACGGTCCCTGTGGCTCTCGCCATTCTGGTCTGCAACAGCGGGGAGACCATGCCCTCGATCTTCGATGCGGTGAATGTCGGAGACGAGACCAGTGCCATTGCGACCCTTGCCGGAGCTTTGGCCGGAGCCTTATTGGGAGCGAAGTCGACGCGCGCGGAGGATCGCCGCACGATCCAGGAAAAGAATCCTTTGGATATCGAGGAGACGGGCGCGCGCTTCTGCGAGCTGATCCAAGCGCGAAGCCTGGCGCGTGATGGCGGTGTGGCGCATGAGCTGCAGGAACGATAG
- a CDS encoding ADP-ribosylglycohydrolase family protein, whose translation MRSKILGSLIGSAAGDAMGAATEARTTEQILERFGHRVTDFETPPPDTFAAGSVAGQVTDDFSSAYFIVRSVVRNGGKVDENEVKAALVEWSEHEVFFDRFAGPTTRMAIERFKTGEDPSFRGINLSSRQATNGAAMRIAPIGLLFPGAVDLAVENAFRVARLTHDNVLALSGACAVAAAVNRALSPDAGLYSVLEAGLYGALEGERLGRERSHDVAGPRVVNKLELALDIGLGPLAPEDKAVEIRDRIGTGLHIAEAVPAAFGILASRRGDAMETLIDCVNIGYDTDTLATIAGGIAGALSGAEAFPRHFLSVLESVNGFEIASLADRILELALQDTGRSGGKEGEVE comes from the coding sequence TTGCGTTCGAAAATTCTGGGGAGCCTGATCGGTTCAGCGGCCGGGGATGCAATGGGGGCCGCCACGGAGGCGCGCACCACGGAGCAGATCCTCGAGCGTTTCGGGCACAGGGTGACCGATTTCGAGACTCCGCCGCCGGACACCTTCGCCGCCGGCAGCGTCGCGGGACAGGTGACGGATGACTTCAGCTCCGCCTATTTCATCGTCCGGAGCGTCGTCCGGAACGGGGGCAAGGTGGATGAAAATGAGGTGAAGGCAGCCCTTGTCGAGTGGTCGGAGCACGAGGTGTTCTTCGACCGTTTCGCCGGCCCGACCACGCGGATGGCGATCGAGCGCTTCAAGACGGGAGAGGACCCCTCCTTCCGGGGGATCAACCTCTCCTCCCGGCAGGCGACGAATGGCGCGGCTATGCGGATCGCTCCGATCGGGCTCCTGTTCCCCGGGGCCGTTGACCTTGCCGTCGAAAACGCCTTCCGTGTCGCGCGCCTCACCCACGACAACGTCCTTGCCCTTTCGGGGGCCTGTGCCGTGGCGGCGGCCGTGAACCGGGCCTTGTCGCCCGACGCCGGGCTTTACAGCGTCCTGGAGGCGGGGCTTTATGGAGCCCTCGAGGGAGAGCGGCTCGGCAGGGAACGGTCGCACGACGTGGCCGGTCCCCGGGTTGTCAACAAGCTGGAGCTGGCCCTGGATATCGGCCTGGGCCCGCTCGCGCCTGAGGACAAGGCGGTCGAGATACGGGATCGGATCGGTACGGGACTTCACATTGCCGAGGCGGTCCCTGCGGCTTTCGGCATCCTGGCCTCTCGGCGCGGGGACGCCATGGAGACCTTGATCGACTGCGTCAACATCGGCTACGACACGGATACTCTGGCGACCATCGCGGGAGGCATCGCCGGAGCCCTGTCGGGGGCGGAGGCCTTTCCCCGCCATTTCCTTTCGGTCCTGGAGAGCGTGAACGGTTTTGAGATCGCGTCTCTGGCGGACCGCATTCTCGAACTCGCCCTTCAGGACACCGGCCGTTCAGGGGGGAAGGAGGGGGAGGTGGAATGA
- a CDS encoding cobyrinate a,c-diamide synthase has product MDKGLRRIPRLLVAATQSGSGKTTIVSGLLAALRRRGLRICGYKVGPDYIDPGHHRLAGGCPVFNLDTWLTDERTMAGLFARTSEEADVAVVEGVMGLYDGGRGGVSSSAQIAKLLGLPVVLVVDARSMGESAAAVALGFREYDREVDLRGVILNRLGSESHATMIREALDRVGIPLLGALRRDEALVMPERHLGLVPAGEGLDAGRIDRIRAAVENDVDVEALLAAARSAGPLALEPVPSPRPFARRVVVAVARDDAFSFYYPDSLSALEDRGAELVFFSPIRDGTLPDADALILGGGFPEVFARELSANAAMRSAVAAAAERGMPILAECGGFMYLTRSITDFRGESFEMAGVVPARCRMNDRLQTVGYVEALALRETVLCSEGTKLRGHEFHFSSVEPESSGDAFPHAFSLERKRTGVRCPGGYANGDILGSYLHLNLAGNPSAADHFLGRCLAFKERRTL; this is encoded by the coding sequence ATGGACAAAGGTCTGAGGCGTATTCCCCGCCTTCTCGTCGCAGCAACGCAGAGCGGGTCCGGCAAGACGACGATCGTCAGCGGGCTCTTGGCTGCCCTTCGGCGGAGGGGGCTTCGCATTTGCGGATACAAGGTGGGGCCCGATTACATCGATCCCGGGCATCATCGGCTGGCGGGGGGCTGCCCGGTCTTCAATCTGGACACCTGGCTGACCGACGAACGGACGATGGCCGGCCTGTTCGCTCGGACGTCGGAAGAAGCCGACGTCGCTGTCGTGGAGGGCGTCATGGGCCTGTACGACGGCGGGCGGGGCGGAGTGAGCAGCAGTGCGCAGATCGCGAAGCTTCTGGGCCTCCCCGTGGTCCTGGTGGTCGATGCGCGCTCCATGGGGGAGAGCGCGGCCGCGGTCGCCCTGGGTTTTCGGGAATACGACCGTGAGGTGGATCTTCGGGGCGTCATCCTGAACCGCCTGGGCTCCGAATCCCACGCTACGATGATCCGCGAGGCGCTGGACCGGGTCGGCATTCCCCTCCTTGGAGCACTGAGGCGCGACGAGGCGCTGGTCATGCCCGAACGGCATCTTGGGCTGGTCCCGGCCGGAGAGGGGCTGGACGCCGGCCGCATCGACCGCATCCGCGCTGCGGTCGAGAACGATGTCGATGTCGAGGCCCTGCTTGCGGCCGCGCGCTCGGCGGGGCCGCTTGCCCTGGAGCCCGTCCCTTCCCCCCGCCCCTTCGCGCGGAGGGTCGTCGTTGCGGTGGCTAGGGACGATGCCTTCTCCTTCTACTATCCGGACAGCCTCTCCGCTCTCGAGGACCGTGGGGCGGAGCTGGTCTTCTTCAGCCCGATACGGGACGGGACGCTGCCCGATGCGGATGCCCTGATCCTGGGCGGCGGCTTCCCGGAGGTTTTTGCGCGCGAGCTCTCGGCCAACGCGGCCATGCGTTCTGCCGTGGCGGCGGCGGCGGAGCGGGGGATGCCGATCCTCGCGGAATGCGGAGGATTCATGTACCTGACGCGGTCGATCACGGACTTTCGGGGCGAATCCTTCGAGATGGCGGGAGTCGTTCCCGCACGTTGCCGCATGAACGACCGGCTCCAGACCGTGGGGTATGTGGAGGCCCTCGCCCTGAGGGAGACGGTGCTTTGTTCCGAGGGGACAAAGCTGCGCGGGCACGAGTTCCATTTCTCTTCAGTGGAGCCCGAATCCTCCGGAGACGCGTTCCCCCATGCCTTCTCCCTGGAGAGGAAGCGTACGGGCGTCCGCTGCCCCGGGGGGTACGCGAACGGGGATATTCTGGGCTCCTACCTGCACCTCAACCTGGCGGGCAACCCCTCGGCAGCCGACCATTTCCTGGGGCGCTGCCTTGCCTTCAAGGAACGCCGCACCTTGTAG
- a CDS encoding sugar ABC transporter substrate-binding protein produces the protein MRGGKRFSAFGMTMVLGFALVQGSFVPAWAADAGPEGAQAMLEAEKSLMDALKPLPEKGMNARLGAIESTLSNPFWITMEEGYRDAAKEYGVTIDVQATATETDLAGQLDILKQMIGKQYDAVSVSPLTEQNLLLGVVEANKSGVKIVTVGNGVNREALEKLGGRIDVHVTTDFRMQGELGAEYIVGRTGGKGKVAVIEGIPGATQSEARKNGAVEAFKKAGMEVLAVQAANFDRRQAYDLAAALIDANPDLAGIACGNDVMALGAVEALKRKGMKDKVVVVGVDFIEEAKASIERGELDATVAMSPYLLGKAGTILSLKALRGDTFVEDVVWTPIKLVDKANVASMEGWR, from the coding sequence ATGCGCGGAGGAAAACGTTTTTCTGCGTTTGGGATGACGATGGTCCTGGGATTTGCTCTTGTCCAGGGTTCTTTTGTCCCGGCCTGGGCCGCCGATGCCGGTCCGGAAGGAGCGCAGGCGATGCTTGAGGCGGAAAAATCGTTGATGGATGCCCTGAAGCCCCTGCCTGAAAAGGGGATGAATGCGAGGCTGGGGGCCATTGAAAGCACCCTTTCCAACCCTTTCTGGATCACCATGGAGGAGGGGTACCGGGATGCGGCGAAGGAGTATGGAGTGACCATCGATGTCCAGGCCACGGCCACCGAGACGGACCTGGCAGGACAGCTGGACATCCTGAAGCAGATGATCGGGAAGCAATACGATGCCGTGTCCGTCTCTCCGCTTACGGAGCAGAATCTGCTTCTGGGCGTCGTCGAGGCCAACAAGAGCGGGGTGAAAATTGTCACCGTCGGAAACGGCGTGAACAGGGAGGCCCTGGAAAAACTGGGCGGGCGGATAGATGTCCACGTGACGACGGATTTCAGGATGCAGGGTGAGCTGGGGGCCGAGTACATCGTCGGCAGGACCGGTGGCAAGGGTAAGGTTGCGGTCATCGAGGGCATTCCGGGGGCTACTCAGAGCGAGGCGCGGAAGAACGGGGCGGTGGAGGCCTTCAAAAAGGCGGGGATGGAGGTCCTCGCGGTTCAGGCCGCGAACTTCGACCGCCGTCAGGCTTACGATCTGGCCGCCGCTTTGATCGACGCCAATCCGGATCTGGCCGGCATCGCCTGCGGCAACGACGTCATGGCCCTGGGGGCGGTCGAGGCCCTGAAAAGGAAGGGGATGAAGGACAAGGTCGTCGTCGTCGGGGTGGATTTCATCGAGGAGGCGAAAGCATCCATCGAAAGGGGGGAGCTGGATGCGACCGTCGCCATGTCGCCCTACCTTCTGGGGAAGGCGGGGACGATCCTGTCCCTGAAGGCGCTTCGCGGCGACACGTTTGTCGAGGATGTCGTGTGGACCCCCATCAAGCTGGTGGATAAGGCAAACGTCGCCTCCATGGAAGGATGGAGATGA